The region CTGGGGGAACATCGAGAACGTGAGCCTGCAGGGTTTCTTCATCAAAACAAAGCATGATCTGCCACTCGGCAACCCGCTGGAAGTAACCATTTACCAATCTCCCAACTCATCCATTTACCTGAATGCCAGCGTGGTTCGCAGTGAAGAAGAAGGTGTAGGCATGAAAATCAGCGGAGTGGACGTAAACTCATTCGTCCGCCTCAGGGATGTGGTTTCACAGCAGTGCAACGATCAGACGCTTATCATGCATGAAACCTACAAAATGGCGAACTGCATCCACTGATTCCCGTACCCCCCCTCGTTCAGGTCATCGCCTGGACGCCCCGTCGATACCCTGTCCGCGCCACCCTCTGCTTTCCAAAATCTTGCCCATACGGAAAAACATCCGCCGCCACCTCCCCTCGCACCCTTGCCTTTCTCCTCTACAAATCACGCTAAGCGGTCTTGATGCCGCCCACCGCGGAAGAAAGGTCGGAATCCGCCAAAGCACCG is a window of Geobacter sp. FeAm09 DNA encoding:
- a CDS encoding PilZ domain-containing protein, translating into MEKRNFTRVAFSGGASIKYKEQILWGNIENVSLQGFFIKTKHDLPLGNPLEVTIYQSPNSSIYLNASVVRSEEEGVGMKISGVDVNSFVRLRDVVSQQCNDQTLIMHETYKMANCIH